The following nucleotide sequence is from Eremothecium cymbalariae DBVPG#7215 chromosome 6, complete sequence.
TTAGAAGCAGAGCTGGCACTAATGAAATTGTTTCCATCATCCGACGATTCATCGCCATCGCTACTACTTTCATCGGAGTCACTCTCACTCTCACTCTCAATTAAATCATCCTCACTCTCTTCAGAGCTAGAATCATCATGAATTGGTTGATTCGATAATAACTTATTGTTTGCCACAGCACTCTTCTCTCTAACTTCTGGAACACCGCGAGATGCAAGATCAGAAAGAGAACCTAAAGATCTATGTGTTCCCACCTTACCAGTTGATTCTGTACGTGATGAGTTAACTTCAGAGGAAGTTGGAGACTTTTGTTCCATAAATTTAGTCAGAGGTGCTCCTCGATTATTAGTGTTTGTGAAGTTCTTCTTGGAGTCCTGCTTTGATTGTGAGGTTGTTTCCAACCCCAGAGCATGAGTTTCAGCAACTGATTTAGAAACCATTGCAACTGCGCCTTTTGGCGGTTGAACTATACCTCTACGTGACTTTTTCACCATTGTGGtgtcttcatcatcagttGAAGATTCATCTGAAGATTCATCGGCAGACGAATTCCCATATGATACGTTTTTACTTTCATTATCACTTATAGAAGAACCGACATGTTTAGGACTTTTAGAAGTTGGTgttccatttttgttttgcttTTGTAAATTATTGCCTTGTACTCTACCTTTTGCAAATTTTGATCTCAGCTCATCCAATTTAGAAACACTTCCAGCAGGAGACAAAGTGGGCTCAGCTTCGGCCAGTGCCAGTTTCTCATTAATCATCTTTgatgcagctgcagctgcattATCCAGAGCGTCCTTTACAGACTTTTTGAGTTCTGCACTATTTAAACTGCTCGATTTGTTAGGTTCTGACATAGTATTCTTTGCTGACCGTCCCCTCTTGGAAGCCTTTACTGGCTCTGTAATAAAATTTTGGCTGGCATTGATATTACTTTTTGAACTCGACTTGTCTTCATTATCGTCTTCGGAACTTTCAATAAACTCTGGAGtttggaagaatttttCCTTAGAAATAACGTTATTTAATTTCTTTGCTGGAACTGGAGATTGTTTTGATCCCGTGTGCTTTGTAACAGATGTTTTCTTCTTACCAATagttttcaacaaaattgGCTTGTCATGATTTAGGACATTATCTTCGCTGAAGTTGCTTATAAAATTTGCTTTTTTAAGCGAGTTAGGACTCTTAGTAATGGTGTCTGTTTCACTCATAGGACTATGTTTAGACTTGGCATCGACCTCAGAAGATACTTTTTTAGTGTTAACTTTTGTAGGATCGGAACCTGAGCTTGGGGAGTTCTTACTAAcagtagtagtagtagcagcagcagcagaaacaACCTTTGTAGAAGCAGATTTGGCTTTCTGTTGAGTGGCTTcagaatttttgttgataactGTAGCATTGCGTTTTTGTGTAGATTCTACCTTCTTTGCGGGTGCCAACTGCTGCATCTTTGGTGTGGAAAAAGTGgattcaaattttttagGCAATGCAAACTCAGATCTATCTGAAgtagaagaaagaagagTTGGGGTCATAATAGGTACAGTTTTCGAAGCAGAGGGACCAGGGCTTACAGAAGGATTATTAACTTGTTCCTTATCAATCTCTTGAGATGGTTTATCATCTTCGGTTCTTGGACGAGAACTGCTATCACTTTGcaatgaagatgaatcaTCATGTACCACTGACTCCTTTAATGGATGGATGTTTAGTTTTTTAAAGCTATTATTCTCGTTGAGGAAGACACCTTCACTCTCATCCGTTGCTGAACCACCGTCAGAAGTAGGTTCGGACTGTGGTTTGGCCTCGCCAGCCGATTCAGACTCCTGTTCTTTTCTTGATTTGCCCTTTGAAATAAATTGCGCCGCTTTTTGAGCTGCATGCCTTTGCGTACGACGAGGCAGTATGTTTCTAGGATCAGGAGTAGAGTtatcaatatctttattcAGAACTGTCAGATAAggcttttttttgttgcgAGATTGAGGGGACCCTAACTGTTCTTCCTCTTGAGTGCCATGCTGGAAACGTGTTGGAAGTTCAAATCGTTTGCTATTAAGGATTTTTAATAGTTCCGCCTTCTGAAAACCCTTTTCACTTCGCGTTTCCGGTCTGTTTACAACTACACTCCCATTCTGCGAGGCTTCCGATTCCTCATCACTAAAATGGTCTTTTCTCGTAATACCAGTTGCATTgtcatctttatttttgcCTTTTGTCAGTTTATCTACTCTTTGTTCAAGAGAACTTTTGCGTGGAGACGGTAATTCTGTAACTGCGGCTACGCCATTCTCAAAGGGAATACTTCTATTTGGGGAGCCGTTGTCATCTGCAATTGTAGAAGAAGACTGACGAATAGCCTGAGAAGAACGTCTTTCTATCCCGTTGGGAAGATGAACAGGACGCGTTGCTTCCTCATGAGcagaagacgaagaagaagagacaTCCTCATCTTGCTGGTCGATCGGATTGTATGGCTTCTTCATTGGAATTCTATTAGACTTTGCTGGGAGATCAACTGCTGGACTTGCTGGGCCCTCCTTTAACTCCCTTTCAATCTCAGAAATCCTTGGTTCAGGAATTTGTAACATGCCTGAGGTTATTCTTATATTAGTGACCATTGGAGAAGTAGTGTGTTTGTTTTGCGAGAGAGTCGATTCTGAAAGGACTGTGGGGCCGGTCAGATTAACCCTATTAGGTGTCTCAATGAGGCTTGCCGGTCTGATTGGGGTCCCGGATGGCAGTCTTTGTTGTCTAGCCTTGTTGGGATCCACTGTCTCAGACATAGATACAGTATTTTCATTAGCCTTTACCCTCTTTTGATCGATCCCAGAACTAATCCTGATCGGAGGAGATTGTGGAGGCGGAGGCGGTAATATAGATTTATCAGCAACATCGTCGTCTTCAAAGTCAGAATTCACTTGTTTCTCTGCAGGAGGAGGGTAGATCTGGTTAGCTAAAGGGGTGGAAACCCTCAATGCAGAATTTTTGAGAGTGGTAGCGCGCTTCTTCACAACATTAATCATAGAACTGGGCACAGCGGTCGTAGACGTTGAAGAAACAGGAGTAGTTGCAATACCATTGTTGAGCTTCCGTTTTTTGCTCAGATATATAGTATTAGTGTCATTCTCATCTGCTGGATCCAATTCATTCTTAAGTACAACGCGTACAGTATTATCCATATTGAACACATCCttaacaacaaaatcagGATCTAAATCGCACTCGTTGATATCCTGTAAAGTAACAATCTCAGGTTCTTCTAACAAGTTCGGATACATCTTATTGCATTTCTCTACAATCTCCTCAGCTAATTGGTACAAACTATTCGTTGGCTTTGTGAAATGTAGAAACTTCTTATACTTGGGCCTCCTTATATGAGATCCAAGGAAACTTGAAAAGTAAACAGTGTTTGTAGAGGTATTACCAGTGTTTGGAGAATAATCATTTCTCGCACCTACAACACTTGATGCGGAGATaggttgttgatgaggCTGAGCTGTTAATTGTGTGTTATCGGAGGTAGTTGAAGGAATCCCTAAAATAGGAATACCTGTCTCCGTACTAGGTGGTACAA
It contains:
- the NET1 gene encoding Net1p (similar to Ashbya gossypii AAL181C); this translates as MYKLQVVLVPPSTETGIPILGIPSTTSDNTQLTAQPHQQPISASSVVGARNDYSPNTGNTSTNTVYFSSFLGSHIRRPKYKKFLHFTKPTNSLYQLAEEIVEKCNKMYPNLLEEPEIVTLQDINECDLDPDFVVKDVFNMDNTVRVVLKNELDPADENDTNTIYLSKKRKLNNGIATTPVSSTSTTAVPSSMINVVKKRATTLKNSALRVSTPLANQIYPPPAEKQVNSDFEDDDVADKSILPPPPPQSPPIRISSGIDQKRVKANENTVSMSETVDPNKARQQRLPSGTPIRPASLIETPNRVNLTGPTVLSESTLSQNKHTTSPMVTNIRITSGMLQIPEPRISEIERELKEGPASPAVDLPAKSNRIPMKKPYNPIDQQDEDVSSSSSSAHEEATRPVHLPNGIERRSSQAIRQSSSTIADDNGSPNRSIPFENGVAAVTELPSPRKSSLEQRVDKLTKGKNKDDNATGITRKDHFSDEESEASQNGSVVVNRPETRSEKGFQKAELLKILNSKRFELPTRFQHGTQEEEQLGSPQSRNKKKPYLTVLNKDIDNSTPDPRNILPRRTQRHAAQKAAQFISKGKSRKEQESESAGEAKPQSEPTSDGGSATDESEGVFLNENNSFKKLNIHPLKESVVHDDSSSLQSDSSSRPRTEDDKPSQEIDKEQVNNPSVSPGPSASKTVPIMTPTLLSSTSDRSEFALPKKFESTFSTPKMQQLAPAKKVESTQKRNATVINKNSEATQQKAKSASTKVVSAAAATTTTVSKNSPSSGSDPTKVNTKKVSSEVDAKSKHSPMSETDTITKSPNSLKKANFISNFSEDNVLNHDKPILLKTIGKKKTSVTKHTGSKQSPVPAKKLNNVISKEKFFQTPEFIESSEDDNEDKSSSKSNINASQNFITEPVKASKRGRSAKNTMSEPNKSSSLNSAELKKSVKDALDNAAAAASKMINEKLALAEAEPTLSPAGSVSKLDELRSKFAKGRVQGNNLQKQNKNGTPTSKSPKHVGSSISDNESKNVSYGNSSADESSDESSTDDEDTTMVKKSRRGIVQPPKGAVAMVSKSVAETHALGLETTSQSKQDSKKNFTNTNNRGAPLTKFMEQKSPTSSEVNSSRTESTGKVGTHRSLGSLSDLASRGVPEVREKSAVANNKLLSNQPIHDDSSSEESEDDLIESESESDSDESSSDGDESSDDGNNFISASSASKALGKKKKSNSGFASLLRDSQKK